Genomic segment of Arachis hypogaea cultivar Tifrunner chromosome 16, arahy.Tifrunner.gnm2.J5K5, whole genome shotgun sequence:
TTTCCTGTTATTGTTTTTGGGTGAGGTTCTTAACCATGTTTGTTCATTCTATTTCATTAACCAAGCAGAGTTCTAACACACTattttttctctcctctctcaaGTATAGAGTTTAACGAATTCTGAATTGCTACATGATCCTCATTTGGACCAATTCATTACTATTGATGACTAAAAGACTGCATGTTCTTACTTTGGAGCCATGCTTATCCTCTTAGGATAATGATACTATTACCTGACAATCTTGAAATATTGGGATAAAAACGTTGGGTAAGAATGTAAACGAGATTACGAGAATAAGGAGCCAAAAAACCATAATCAACGAATGCTGTCAATTGCATCGTAAAAATAATAGTGTCACAATGTAGAATTCATTTAAGCAAGAATTTTCCCAAATCTGATTGGTGTGTATCTTCAAACGTTTCTCTTCACAAGATAAATAGATAGTGATAGCGATTTCATAATAAGAATATGTAATGGAGATATAAAAAACTATTAGGAATAATAATAGTGCCCCATATTCTtaaatatattagaaaaataggaatttcattccCAGAGTGATAAGGTCATCTCGTGCTAAGCCAAGAAGTAAGAAAAGAAACCACGTAGATagagaatgaagaaaaagatcGTTGTGGATAAACAAGATAGAGAGAGAAATAGCAACTAGCACTAGCAGGCACCAGGTTGAGCCTCTCAGCTTCTGCCTTCTGCAGTGAACAAACATGGAGGCCGTACACTTGTCTGCCGTTGCCTCCCGCCATTTCTCCACTCCTTCCTTCTCTCACAACCGAACCTtgtactcttcttcttcttctgttaaACCAAATACGCTATGCTCTCCTTGGATTGGTTCAACCACACCCACTACTTCCTTTTCCACCCGAAACTTGTTCACGGTAAGTTCCAGAAACAGCAATTAATCTCCGAGTATTTCGAAGCAAGTTTGAAATTTTCATAGCATTCAGCTAAAGAGAATTCGCTTGTGATTGATTTGGCCAAATGGGTCACTTGCAGAATGAGATATGGAGTTGGGTGAACTCCAAAAGCGTTACTGTGAGAAGGGACATGCGCGGAGTGGTGAGGGCTGAGATGTTTGGACAATTGACCAGTGGCCTTGAGGCTGCGTGGAGCAAACTCAAAGGGGAAGGTTGGTTCTCACTTTCCATTTTTGTTTCTCAAGGGTTATTAGATATTCGTTGCTTGCATACTATGTTGCACATACAAAATACGAGTATTGAATACGATAGCGGAAAATTTTATGGAAAAAAGGGTCACAAAGTTAAGTAGTTTAGGTAGAGCAATATTTTATGTAGATACCCATACCATACCATATAGATGAGCAAAAACAAAGTATTTGTTTATCATAGTTCGCATGTTATTTAGGGTCCCACAACGGTTTGTGGAGTGTTTAATGAGTTAATCAATTGTTATGGATTTCGTTCATTGGGGTGTGTTTGGTTGTGGTGTGCAGAGGTTTTAACAAAAGAGAATATTGTGGAGCCTATGCGTGATATTAGGAGAGCTCTTTTGGAAGCAGATGTAAGATGCTTTTGAGAGTTTGGTACTTTACATGATCCTTTGTGCAAATGGTGTTTATTAGGTAAGGTGAGTTTTGTTGTTGGCAGGTTAGTCTTCCTGTTGTAAGAAGGTTTGTGCAAGCTGTCACAGATCAGGCTGTGGGTGTTGGCCTCATACGAGGAGTGAGACCAGATCAGCAATTGGTTAaggtaaaattatttatttatgattggAAACTCGTGCCAAGAGAAAGTCTAGGATTACTAGCAATTTTTCAAAGTTTAAATCACCGTGTTACACACATTCAATTACTTCTACATAAAATTATGTGTCAAAATACATTTGAAATTCGCGGCAAAGAATAAGTCATATGAGCAATGCACCAGTGCTAGTAGATTGTGTGGACAAAGCACCACATAGGAATTTCTGGTGTTCTTCTTatgttctgtgtatggttcacaTGTAGGGAAGCTAAGAGAACTCTTTTGGACaagatatttatataataatctcATTTTAACGGTATTATAGAAATTAACGATGCATCTATATTTTGAGTACTGAAATTCTATACAGGTACAAAGTTGGTGTTGATCATTGGGTTTTGCAGATTGTACACGATGAACTAGTAAAACTGATGGGTGGAGAGGTCTGTGAACTGGTTTTTTCCAAATCAGGGCCCACAGTCATTTTGTTGGCTGGACTCCAGGGAGTTGGGAAAACAACTGTTTGTGCGAAGTTGGCCAACTATCTCAAGAAACAGGTGAATTTGCAATCTCGCTCCTACTACTTATTATTCTCTTTTCTGGTAGCTATTAGTTCCTTGCGTTATTGAAGCATCCTTTATTAACACGAGCACCTATTGTCAGGGGAAGAGTTGCATGCTAGTTGCTGGTGATGTTTACAGACCTGCTGCTATTGATCAACTGTCTATTTTGGGCAAACAGGTACTGGAATTTCATCTCCTCAAAGTCAACAAGTTGTAGTCTCTGAAGAAACGCTAGCAATTTCGTTTTAAATTTTCTGTGTGCTGTCTTTGCCAATGCTTGGTGGTTTGATTGTAGTGTAACTCTCTCAATTTTGTATCTATTCACATTTTTGTAATTAGTTTTAGCTTGTTTCAGGTGGATGTTCCTGTCTACACAGCAGGTACTGATGTTAAACCTTCAGAAATTGCTAAACAAGGTTTGGCAgatgcaaagaaaaagaaaattgatgTGGTTATTGTCGACACTGCTGGCAGGCTGCAGGTAAATCCTTTCTAGGACTGGTAACgtcaaaataatttatttcatgGTTCAGTTAATAATTGGAAGAATTATGTTACGTTGATCAGGATTGTTATTTCTTATGAAACAGATAGACAAAACAATGATGGACGAGTTAAAAGAAGTGAAACAGGCACTGAATCCAACAGAGGTTTTGCTAGTTGTGGATGCCATGACAGGACAAGAAGCAGCAGGTACAGAagtgaatttttaattttcagaTAATATGAAATATGTTTtactttatataaaataaaatgaaaataacacATTGATTAATTGATTCTAAATTTGTGGCTGTCACGTGTTAATcatctttttctttggttttggaATACTGTTTTACCTGACTATGAGATTTTCTGTGAACAGCTTTGGTGACTACTTTCAATCTTGAGATTGGAATAACAGGTGCAATCTTGACAAAGCTAGATGGTGATTCAAGAGGTGGAGCAGCCTTGAGTGTCAAAGAGGTTTTCTTGCATTGGACTTAGCTTTTAGAAagtgttttattatttattaaataaatataatcgaTACCAATAACTTCTGGTATTAAAAGAAAAGGACACATGGtttattggaattgaaatgtATGATTCATCTTTAGGGTACGTTTGTGAGTCAAGGTCTTGCTGAAGCAAGGAAAGGAAGGGTTTGAAAAGTAACTTGAGCCCATCTTACTCTTCAATCCCTTTCCATACCCCCCATTCACTCCAAAACTTGAACTGATAAATATACCCATAGATAGTGTATCTAGATTTCTAAAGTGATTAACATAGTCCACCATGTTTAAGTCATGTCCTCTTGTGTTTTGCTTGATTGGATAGTTCAATGATGGCAGGTATCTGGTAAGCCAATCAAGCTGGTAGGACGAGGGGAACGCATGGAGGATCTTGAACCTTTCTACCCTGATCGAATGGCAGGACGCATATTAGGAATGGGAGATGTCCTTTCATTTGTAGAGAAGGCACAAGAAGTTGTAAGTCTCAACTATGTTACTAGATTGTTATTGTCACATAATGAACTTAAAATATTGAGCTATTAACCACATTCATTATAGATGCAACAAGAAGATGCTGAAGAACTGCAAAAGAAGATTATGAGTGCAAAGTTTGACTTTAATGATTTTCTAAAGCAAACCCGTGCTGTTGCAAAAATGGGTTCTGTGTCCCGTGTCATTGGAATGATTCCTGGTATGGGGAAGGTATGAAATCCTTAACATTAGATTTCCTGAATATTTATCATTATTCATTTCATTTTGTGTTGTCCTAATGTCCAATAATTGCAAATTAGCAATTGGCAACCTTTAAATTGAGCATCGCTAGTTGTTGTTACTATCCTTCTATGCAAGTATTTAACACTTCGAATAGATATAGTAAAACTCATGTAATCTCATTTTCAAGCATACAGGCTACGCCTGCTCAAATTCGAGAGGCAGAGAAGAATTTGAAGGTCATGGAAGCAATGATAGAAGCAATGACGCCGGGTAAGAACCTTTGACAGCTCAGTAGTTAGAGTCTATATTTTTCATTTAGATTTTAGCTAGAATAAAATTCTTGGTTTTACCAATTAGTGCTTCAATAGTTATAGTTTTCTCCCCCCTTGTATTTTGCTGCTGCTGCTTATGATTACTTAAGGGTAAGTGTGTCATCAATGGCAAATGCTTGATTCCCATAGTGAGATAAAGTTCttaagaaataaaattgaaaggactatttgaACAAGATAATGATGTCACTGTTAACCGTTTTGCTATCACAATAATAACTTTTTGCACTGTCCATCGACGATTGTTGCTTTTGCCAAAGTTCTTGCAGTTCTTTGAATTTGGATTAAGTGATTTTGTTAAACCAtccctttatttttatttccagAGGAGAGGGAAAAGCCAGAACTATTGGCCGAATCACCAGTCAGGAGGAAAAGAGTTGCTCAGGGTTCAGGGAAAACAGAGCAGCAGGTATGTAGAATAGTTTTCTGtaagaatttaatttatattctcGAAATATCCTTCAAAGTAGCTGTTTCTCTAACTGTGCTATATTTTGGTATTTCCAAACTTTGTGGACTGCTCTACAATAATGTCAGGTAAGCCAACTTGTAGCTCAGCTGTTCCAAATGCGTGTTCGCATGAAGAATCTGATGGGTGTAATGCAAGGTGGATCAATTCCAACCCTTAGTAATCTTGAGGAAGCACTGAAAACAGAGGAAAAGGTGATTCTATTTTATGTGCAAACAATTTTTAACAATTTCCAAGGGAATTTTTATAGGTGCATGCTATGGTGCCTATGTTATGGTAGTTATGATGTCTTAAAAAGTATTACCAAAATTAAAGTAACACTTTTTTACTATTTAACAAcgctctttaattttaaaaaaatcggtTACTATAATGTAAAAAAAGTGACTTTAATTTTAGCAACACTTGTATAACCATTATAGTCACCATAAGTCCATAACCATAGGAACTGATGCACGGTAGACTCCACCTTTTTTGTAAGGGGAAAAACTGAGCATGCTTTGTGGTTTCTGCATTGTACCTAGTTCAGGTTCCACCTGGTACTGCAAGGAGGAAGAAGAGATCGGAATCAAGGAAACAATTTGTGGAATCAGCAAGGCCAGCGCCTCGTGGTTTCGGGAGCAAAAACTGAACCTTCTAGAGGTGATCAGGGGAGACTGGATAAGAGACCGTCGGCGATGAACTTGTTTGATGTAGCTTTCTTCGCCCGAGACAATTATGTTCCCCAAATTATTAGATCAATTCATATAGCAATGAAGTTTGTTCAGGACCAAGAGTTTGATTTAAATCGGGAAGAAATGAGTCATATATTCGGACGTGCAAATATAAGATATAGGGGTATCATTCTTGTACAAACTCAACTTAGCCATGTTATTATTCTTGTAATCTGCGTTTCACATTATTCTATCTTTTTCGAGCCGAAAATATACAAACATTTAACATTTATTCGAACTTCCCAATTTCCATAAAGGAAAATTAGCATTTAAAACTCCTTGGATTATCACCTATTCAAAttagatttggatcctctaaagtttgaatttcactttagagagtaaagtgtgatctctcaccattgattttATAGATGagaccaataataaatatgaaagagaaactattcaagaggagaagatcacactttactctctaaagtaaaattcaaactttagaagatAGGTAaagttttctaatttatttttctttttctttttcttttggctaTATTAAAGAGTTTAGCATGGTCTAAACAAGCATATAGGTAAAATATGAGAACAGGAATAAGCCACTAGATTAGTTAGGACTTAGGACCCATAAAACACTAACAAACTCGGCATTTGGAACACTGGCACGTGTCAATTAATTTCCAGCAAAACTTCGACATTGAATTGGCCATGAAAACTTGATCATGAATGCGTTCTTTTGTTATCGTCTTTCCTCTCGTTTGAACTGAAGAACACGGTTACATTACAGAATACAAAGTAATATGGGAACAGACGAAACCTTTCCAGTTGCAGACGCTGCTGCGGAGCTAAATCCCGGAAATAATACACGGGTTCAAGTTGATCCGGTATCATCCGAGGTGGCGGCCGCCAAGGAAATTCAGGTGAATAAACAAAGAActcaatttagaaaaaaaaatgcatagctaattatattgttattttttgtaTTGATTGTGTGTTGCGGGATGTGTTTGAAGGAACAAGCTGAGGCTGAAGATAAGAAGAAGGAAAGGCGAAAGAAGGAAGCGTTGCAAAAGCTGAAA
This window contains:
- the LOC112754516 gene encoding signal recognition particle subunit SRP54, chloroplastic, yielding MEAVHLSAVASRHFSTPSFSHNRTLYSSSSSVKPNTLCSPWIGSTTPTTSFSTRNLFTNEIWSWVNSKSVTVRRDMRGVVRAEMFGQLTSGLEAAWSKLKGEEVLTKENIVEPMRDIRRALLEADVSLPVVRRFVQAVTDQAVGVGLIRGVRPDQQLVKIVHDELVKLMGGEVCELVFSKSGPTVILLAGLQGVGKTTVCAKLANYLKKQGKSCMLVAGDVYRPAAIDQLSILGKQVDVPVYTAGTDVKPSEIAKQGLADAKKKKIDVVIVDTAGRLQIDKTMMDELKEVKQALNPTEVLLVVDAMTGQEAAALVTTFNLEIGITGAILTKLDGDSRGGAALSVKEVSGKPIKLVGRGERMEDLEPFYPDRMAGRILGMGDVLSFVEKAQEVMQQEDAEELQKKIMSAKFDFNDFLKQTRAVAKMGSVSRVIGMIPGMGKATPAQIREAEKNLKVMEAMIEAMTPEEREKPELLAESPVRRKRVAQGSGKTEQQVSQLVAQLFQMRVRMKNLMGVMQGGSIPTLSNLEEALKTEEKVPPGTARRKKRSESRKQFVESARPAPRGFGSKN